The following are encoded in a window of Megalobrama amblycephala isolate DHTTF-2021 linkage group LG19, ASM1881202v1, whole genome shotgun sequence genomic DNA:
- the leo1 gene encoding RNA polymerase-associated protein LEO1: MADMDELFGSDGDSDNEQRESGSGSGSESEHERPRSASNASGSESDRDHDEDEDEDGGKPSNKELFGDDSEDERGSQHSGSQHSGSQSERSGNQSEASMHSDNEHSGSEGHHEEDDDDDDERGHRSDVGSPASGAGSHRSDRGSGSPVSEPGSPRSEAGSGHSDPGTPHSDGEVSGKDVHSGDEKWGGDGKSDQSEDEDKQQNSDDERDHSDDEGERQKSESIKGSDSEDDFTRKKKKKMASDSDSDSDRDSQRGGKKPAANDLFGEADDISSDSDAEKPLTPGQPMDGEDGLEGDQPEEEPVPETRIEVEIPKVSTDLGSELYFVKLPNFLSVEPRPFDPQYYEDEFEDEEMLDEEGRTRLKLKVENTIRWRSRRDEEGIEIKESNARIVKWSDGSMSLHLGNEVFDVYKAPLQGDHNHLFIRQGTGLQGQAVFKTKLTFRPHSTDSATHRKMTLSLADRCSKTQKIRILPMAGRDPESQRNEMIKKEEERLRASIRRESQQRRMREKQHQRGLNAGYLEPDRYDEDEEGEESISLAAIKSKYKGGGLREERARIYSSDSDEGSDEDKAKRLMKAKTLDSDEEGENSGKRKAEEDEESASTKKPKKYVISDEEEEEEEEVEEDE, translated from the exons ATGGCGGACATGGACGAGTTGTTCGGGAGTGATGGCGATAGCGACAATGAGCAACGAG AGTCCGGCTCTGGTTCTGGCTCTGAATCAGAGCATGAGAGACCCAGATCTGCCAGCAATGCTTCTGGCAGCGAGAGTGACCGGGATCATGACGaagatgaggatgaagatggTGGAAAGCCAAGCAATAAAGAGCTGTTTGGAGACGACAGCGAAGACGAGCGCGGGAGCCAGCACAGTGGCAGCCAGCACAGCGGCAGCCAGTCAGAGCGATCAGGCAACCAATCAGAGGCGAGCATGCATTCAGACAATGAACACAGCGGGTCAGAGGGCCATCACGAGGAGGacgacgatgatgatgatgagaggGGCCACAGATCAGATGTAGGGAGCCCAGCCTCAGGAGCAGGAAGCCACAGGTCTGACAGAGGAAGTGGAAGTCCAGTGTCAGAGCCGGGCAGCCCACGCTCAGAAGCAGGAAGCGGTCATTCAGATCCTGGCACGCCTCATTCAGATGGAGAGGTGTCAGGGAAAGATGTCCATTCCGGAGATGAGAAGTGGGGTGGGGATGGAAAAAGTGACCAATCAGAGGATGAGGACAAACAGCAGAACTCGGATGATGAAAGGGACCATTCTGACGATGAAGGGGAAAGACAAAAATCAG AGTCTATCAAGGGCAGTGACAGTGAAGATGATTTCACAcgcaagaaaaagaaaaaaatggctTCAGACTCTGACTCGGATTCTGACCGTGATTCACAGAGGGGGG gtaaGAAGCCAGCAGCAAATGATCTGTTTGGGGAAGCAGATGATATTTCATCAGATAGCGATGCAGAGAAACCTCTCACACCTGGGCAGCCAATG GATGGTGAGGACGGCCTGGAGGGAGATCAGCCCGAGGAGGAGCCGGTTCCAGAGACGAGGATCGAAGTGGAGATTCCCAAAGTCAGCACAGATCTGGGCAGTGAGCTCTACTTCGTCAAGTTACCCAACTTTCTCAGTGTGGAGCCCAG GCCGTTTGACCCTCAATACTATGAGGATGAATTTGAGGATGAGGAGATGTTAGATGAGGAAGGACGGACCCGTCTCAAGCTGAAGGTGGAGAACACCATCAGGTGGCGCTCTAGGCGCGATGAGGAGGGCATCGAAATCAAGGAGAGCAACGCACGGATCGTTAAATGGTCCGACGGCAG CATGTCTCTGCACCTGGGGAATGAGGTGTTTGACGTGTATAAAGCTCCGCTGCAAGGTGACCACAACCACCTGTTCATCCGCCAGGGCACAGGACTGCAGGGTCAGGCTGTGTTCAAGACCAAACTCACCTTCAG aCCTCACTCCACAGACAGCGCCACACACAGGAAAATGACCCTCTCTCTTGCGGACCGCTGCTCAAAGACACAGAAGATCCGAATTCTGCCCATGGCTGGCAGAGACCCAGAGTCCCAGAGAAATGAGATGATCaag AAAGAAGAGGAGAGATTACGTGCATCTATCCGCCGTGAGTCCCAGCAGAGGCGAATGAGAGAGAAACAGCATCAGCGCGGTCTGAACGCCGGGTACCTGGAGCCAGACCGCTATGATGAGGATGAGGAGGGTGAAGAATCCATCAGCCTGGCCGCAATCAAGAGCAAATATAAGGGTGGAGGTCTGAGGG AGGAGCGAGCCAGGATCTATTCCTCAGACAGCGATGAAGGTTCTGATGAAGACAAGGCCAAGCGGCTGATGAAGGCCAAGACACTGGACAGTGATGAG GAGGGAGAGAACTCTGGAAAGCGAAAAGCAGAGGAAGATGAGGAATCTGCTTCCACCAAGAAACCCAAAAAATATGTCATCAgtgatgaagaagaagaagaggaggaggaggtggaggaAGACGAGTGA